A stretch of Imperialibacter roseus DNA encodes these proteins:
- a CDS encoding molybdopterin molybdotransferase MoeA: MISVNEATSLILSTQLRLKKEHVNLQEASGRVLAMEIFADRNFPPFDRVTMDGIAFAFKAYEAGLRTFAIEGTQLAGEEAKSLQNSDAALEVMTGAVLPVGCDTVVPYEDIEITNGQAKFTVEPIREGQNVHKEGRDQKKGTKLLDTGTLIRASEIAVLATVGAAVPRVFCLPKVAVIATGDELVAVDDHPEPYQIRSSNSQALAAALQSWGVEPEIFHIKDDKESLQEQLGNILKPNDVLLLSGGVSKGKADYLPEVLESLQVQKIFHRVAQKPGKPFWFGRIGEKKFVFAFPGNPISTFMCFHRYFLPWLKACLGIAPTEQYAKLSEDFDFASPLTYFLQVKTHLDKDGVLWAQPRSGGGSGDLANLLYANAFLELPPNRQNFKKGESLRLITYNPL, encoded by the coding sequence ATGATTTCAGTTAACGAAGCCACCTCGCTTATTTTATCCACTCAGCTCAGGTTGAAAAAGGAGCACGTCAACCTGCAGGAGGCGTCGGGCAGGGTGTTGGCCATGGAGATTTTTGCGGACAGAAATTTCCCTCCCTTCGACCGGGTAACGATGGACGGCATCGCATTTGCCTTCAAAGCCTACGAAGCAGGGCTCCGAACATTCGCTATTGAAGGCACACAACTGGCAGGTGAAGAGGCAAAAAGTCTTCAAAATTCTGACGCCGCATTGGAAGTGATGACCGGTGCTGTGCTCCCCGTCGGCTGCGATACCGTCGTTCCCTATGAGGATATTGAGATCACAAACGGACAGGCAAAGTTCACTGTTGAGCCAATCAGGGAAGGCCAAAACGTGCACAAAGAAGGGAGAGACCAGAAAAAAGGCACCAAGCTTCTGGACACCGGCACACTCATTCGTGCGTCGGAAATCGCCGTGTTGGCAACAGTGGGAGCAGCCGTGCCCAGGGTATTTTGCCTGCCAAAGGTGGCTGTTATTGCCACCGGCGATGAGTTAGTGGCTGTAGATGATCACCCTGAGCCCTATCAGATACGGTCTTCCAACAGTCAGGCGCTTGCCGCTGCCCTCCAGAGCTGGGGAGTAGAGCCCGAAATCTTCCATATCAAGGACGATAAAGAAAGCCTGCAGGAGCAACTTGGCAACATTCTGAAGCCGAATGATGTGTTGCTGCTGAGTGGTGGTGTGTCAAAAGGGAAGGCCGATTACCTGCCTGAAGTACTTGAGTCACTTCAGGTGCAGAAAATATTTCACAGAGTAGCGCAAAAGCCAGGCAAGCCGTTCTGGTTCGGTCGTATTGGAGAGAAAAAATTTGTGTTTGCGTTTCCGGGCAACCCTATTTCCACATTTATGTGCTTTCACAGGTATTTTCTACCCTGGCTAAAAGCCTGTCTGGGCATTGCGCCAACGGAACAATATGCCAAGCTGAGTGAAGACTTTGACTTTGCTTCGCCCCTCACCTACTTTCTACAGGTGAAGACTCATTTGGATAAGGACGGAGTACTTTGGGCACAGCCACGGTCAGGCGGTGGGTCGGGTGACCTGGCAAATTTGCTGTATGCCAATGCGTTTCTCGAACTGCCACCGAATCGCCAAAATTTCAAAAAGGGTGAAAGCTTGCGCCTGATTACCTACAACCCTCTATAA
- the moaC gene encoding cyclic pyranopterin monophosphate synthase MoaC codes for MNIKEKELSHVNKEGQAAMVDVGEKKVTRRMASARAIVVLPQEVMSLLKDGELWGKKGPVIQTAIIAGTMGAKRTGELIPMCHPLGLESCSFDTEWKGNELTIQCTTKIESKTGVEMEALTGASVAALTIYDMCKALSHDIVIKEIKLLEKRGGKSDFKREA; via the coding sequence ATGAACATTAAAGAAAAGGAACTTAGCCATGTAAACAAAGAGGGGCAGGCTGCCATGGTGGATGTGGGCGAAAAGAAGGTGACTCGAAGAATGGCTTCGGCAAGGGCCATTGTTGTGCTTCCTCAAGAGGTGATGTCCCTGTTGAAAGATGGAGAGCTTTGGGGGAAAAAGGGGCCTGTGATTCAAACGGCCATCATTGCCGGCACTATGGGGGCCAAAAGGACAGGGGAACTCATACCCATGTGTCATCCGTTAGGTCTGGAGAGTTGTTCATTTGATACGGAATGGAAGGGCAATGAGCTCACCATTCAGTGCACTACGAAGATTGAGAGTAAGACAGGTGTTGAAATGGAGGCTTTAACCGGGGCGTCAGTGGCGGCACTAACGATTTATGATATGTGCAAAGCTCTTTCGCACGACATTGTCATTAAAGAAATCAAACTACTGGAGAAGCGTGGAGGAAAAAGCGATTTCAAAAGAGAAGCATAG